One window from the genome of Rhodothermales bacterium encodes:
- a CDS encoding GNAT family N-acetyltransferase → MPSAKDAILSAHSPEARERWEEMQSRCPTRGAFDDFDLVTGLSHVQQLQCEVLVTSVDNEDQFGAILPFRRIGPFRDAILPRFCPTSPVLIPTDAPVAVRSAAIESALACMARRYHRVSLHLTADVTPLVSNDAWGSTPLYTYRLDLTKLTADITATWSAGTRRLYRKNVESYRVEETADTATAVQLCWNSYARAGRPLPIDQRAMSEFAHQPPGDVSTRTFLATNRDSNVSEAGLVVLQHGGMAFYWIAGSMPGPGMTVMIGHVLQVLRESGLTDFDFLGANTPSIAEFKRRFGPTLHEYTRMASSRSWLLDSLLAARNRFR, encoded by the coding sequence ATGCCTAGCGCAAAGGACGCCATACTTTCCGCTCATTCGCCCGAGGCTCGCGAGCGGTGGGAAGAAATGCAAAGCCGCTGCCCGACTCGCGGAGCTTTCGATGACTTTGATCTCGTTACCGGCCTTTCCCACGTTCAGCAGTTACAGTGCGAGGTCCTGGTCACCTCTGTCGACAACGAAGACCAGTTCGGCGCCATCCTTCCGTTCCGACGAATCGGACCCTTCCGCGACGCCATCCTTCCAAGATTCTGCCCTACCTCACCGGTACTGATCCCGACGGACGCCCCGGTCGCGGTACGGAGTGCCGCCATCGAGTCGGCACTTGCGTGCATGGCCCGTCGGTATCATCGTGTGAGTCTTCATCTTACCGCTGACGTCACCCCGCTCGTTTCGAACGATGCCTGGGGTTCCACACCTCTGTACACGTATCGATTGGACCTGACAAAGCTGACAGCTGACATTACGGCAACCTGGTCGGCTGGAACGCGACGCCTGTATCGCAAGAACGTCGAGTCGTATCGAGTCGAAGAAACGGCCGACACCGCCACGGCGGTTCAGCTCTGCTGGAACTCGTACGCTCGTGCGGGACGTCCACTGCCCATCGATCAACGAGCAATGTCCGAGTTCGCGCATCAGCCGCCAGGTGATGTGTCAACACGAACATTTCTCGCCACCAACCGTGACTCCAACGTTTCCGAAGCCGGACTGGTGGTACTTCAACACGGCGGCATGGCCTTCTACTGGATCGCCGGAAGTATGCCGGGGCCCGGCATGACCGTTATGATCGGTCATGTGCTGCAGGTGTTGCGTGAAAGCGGCCTCACCGATTTCGATTTTCTGGGCGCAAATACGCCTTCCATTGCCGAGTTCAAGCGTCGCTTCGGCCCGACGTTGCACGAGTACACCAGGATGGCCTCCTCCCGGTCGTGGCTACTGGATTCCCTGCTCGCAGCCAGAAACAGATTCCGGTAG
- a CDS encoding oligosaccharide flippase family protein — protein MRELVKPVLTLLSGSVLAQLVIYLARPVLTRLFTPEEFGMFGFYIASVAVLSSMSTGKFDDAVVLPQDHRDAWSLVGASVSVTLALGLFILALLPMRSGLAALLKNPEAAEYLVWLPLSILLVGTIRVFDSWLTRLRIFSGVATGRVAYAFTCTPSQVAAGSMDAGAGGLIGGIIAGQTVQAVVLAYRGFAGKRKLETLSMRLADIRKVARRYRRFALFGAPASALNVASVQTPALLLLFFFDAAVLGQYSIAYASLGVPLTLLGTAVAQVYYVSASDAARTNRLADITEGVVTRLAAIATLPLAAIVVVGPDLFSVVFGETWREAGTFAQFLAPWIFFLLLAAPLSRLFDVLEKQRELLFYNAALLVTRAASIIIGGIAGSEVLAIALFGLTGAALSLLQIFWMIRLSGWSVLQALRRFARFAAISLPFLAVIWGASRFLNPPSVSAVTVLAVLAYVLVLHRLDATLFSIRSDTTAEDPPEA, from the coding sequence ATGCGCGAGCTTGTAAAGCCGGTTCTGACGCTTCTCTCCGGTTCGGTTTTAGCACAACTCGTCATCTATCTCGCGCGTCCGGTCCTGACGCGCCTGTTCACTCCGGAAGAATTCGGCATGTTCGGCTTCTACATCGCGTCGGTGGCTGTCCTGTCGTCAATGTCCACCGGCAAGTTCGACGATGCGGTCGTACTTCCTCAGGATCATCGCGATGCGTGGTCACTGGTGGGTGCCAGCGTTTCGGTAACGTTGGCGCTTGGGTTGTTTATTCTCGCGCTGCTACCAATGCGTTCGGGACTGGCTGCACTCCTCAAGAACCCGGAGGCGGCCGAGTATCTCGTCTGGCTTCCCCTCAGCATTCTCCTTGTTGGAACCATCCGCGTATTTGACTCCTGGCTCACAAGGCTGAGGATCTTCTCCGGCGTGGCGACAGGACGTGTGGCGTATGCCTTCACGTGCACGCCGTCCCAGGTCGCAGCCGGATCGATGGATGCCGGTGCCGGAGGACTGATCGGAGGGATCATCGCTGGACAGACCGTCCAGGCAGTCGTTCTTGCTTACCGCGGCTTCGCCGGCAAGCGCAAACTGGAAACGCTTTCCATGCGTCTGGCGGATATCCGGAAAGTGGCGCGTCGCTACCGTCGATTCGCCCTGTTCGGGGCTCCCGCCTCGGCTCTCAACGTCGCGTCAGTTCAGACGCCCGCGCTCTTACTGCTCTTCTTCTTTGACGCAGCAGTGCTCGGGCAGTATTCGATTGCATACGCGTCACTCGGCGTACCGCTAACGCTGCTGGGAACGGCGGTCGCACAGGTGTATTACGTCAGCGCGTCGGACGCTGCTCGCACGAACAGGTTGGCGGACATTACGGAGGGTGTCGTGACCCGCCTGGCCGCTATCGCCACGCTGCCTCTGGCGGCGATTGTGGTGGTCGGGCCGGATCTCTTCTCCGTCGTCTTCGGGGAGACCTGGCGTGAGGCCGGCACCTTTGCGCAATTCCTGGCACCGTGGATATTCTTCCTGCTCCTTGCCGCTCCCCTGTCGAGACTGTTCGACGTACTCGAGAAGCAAAGAGAACTGCTGTTCTACAACGCCGCGCTGCTAGTAACCCGCGCAGCATCAATTATCATCGGTGGAATTGCCGGTAGTGAGGTCCTCGCCATCGCGCTGTTCGGACTGACCGGTGCCGCCCTGAGCCTGTTACAGATTTTCTGGATGATAAGACTGTCCGGTTGGTCCGTTCTGCAGGCACTAAGGCGATTCGCCCGCTTCGCTGCGATATCCCTGCCCTTTCTCGCGGTCATCTGGGGAGCTTCCCGCTTTCTCAATCCCCCGTCCGTCTCGGCAGTGACGGTTCTCGCTGTACTTGCCTACGTTCTCGTGCTTCACAGACTGGACGCAACTCTCTTTTCGATTCGCTCCGACACGACGGCCGAAGATCCGCCGGAGGCCTGA
- a CDS encoding PTS transporter subunit EIIA, which produces MEEILIGVVGVIVLGIVAQWLAWRFKLPSILLLLAFGFVAGPITGLLPSESLQGDWLYAFVSISIGIILFEGGLSLRLSELREVGTSVLNLVTIGVLITWVLAGIAAYFVVGFPLGLAILLGAIVTVTGPTVVVPLLRHIRPTGRVGAVAKWEGITVDPVGAILAVLVLETILLVERSVVAGDGAAFSTVAFHALEGLLLTIATSVGISVIGAAVLIFMLHRRLVPDYLQSALALAIVVGTFGLSNSLQEESGLLETTLLGIMMANQKWVRVRRISEFKEDLQVLLIGTLFILLSAKLDASALDYMLQPSALAFLAILILLVRPFAVLMSTVGTPLQWGEKLFLSWLAPRGIVAAAVASLFAFRLSPIYPEHAPAIVPTVFLVIVGTVAIYGLTVPQLARKLGLAHPNPQGVLFLGANLWVQRMAMAVRELGFEVMLIDANAENVADARQRELPAVVADALSETIVDDLELGGIGRFLALTPNDEVNSLACLNFSEIFETSGILQLAHRSESDEVTDSTSTLAQHLRGHVLFGESRGYADLEKRFTAGGEIRTFHLTTALPFEDLLKRYDDDLILLFIARAEQLHIASADKLVTPMPGDRVAVFLPPFAKARDFEDQSQFDRLVANALVIDLDEPLPFERLTERAASMFAQRLPVTASTLMSGFMQGARYGAMPVAEGVALPHYRLPNIEQPELLVVRCKKGLTISMEDVSDDAYTDLTKPVYAMVFLVSPQEHPGNHLRILASLASRIDDEDFMPSWRNAVTEQEIRESLLDPERFLFISVAEDSRASRFAGRQVKDLDLPVDSTVSLIERSGSMVVPTQQTIIAPGDRLTVTGEPPAILQLKDQLDRSDSKSQPVDATPDPGP; this is translated from the coding sequence ATGGAAGAAATCCTCATCGGCGTTGTTGGCGTAATCGTGCTGGGGATTGTCGCTCAGTGGCTCGCCTGGCGTTTCAAACTGCCATCCATTCTGCTGCTGCTTGCGTTCGGATTTGTCGCGGGCCCGATAACGGGACTGCTCCCGTCGGAGTCGTTGCAAGGAGACTGGTTGTATGCCTTCGTATCGATCTCCATCGGAATCATTCTGTTCGAGGGTGGCCTCAGCCTCCGGCTCTCCGAACTTCGTGAAGTCGGGACATCGGTCCTGAATCTGGTAACGATCGGCGTGCTGATTACCTGGGTGCTGGCGGGCATTGCGGCATACTTCGTCGTCGGATTTCCTCTGGGCCTCGCGATTCTCCTCGGAGCCATTGTCACTGTGACCGGACCTACGGTGGTTGTTCCGCTCCTGAGGCATATCCGACCCACGGGCCGCGTGGGTGCGGTTGCCAAGTGGGAGGGAATAACGGTCGATCCAGTAGGAGCGATTCTGGCCGTGCTGGTCCTGGAGACCATCTTGCTTGTGGAGAGATCGGTCGTGGCCGGAGACGGAGCGGCGTTTTCGACGGTCGCATTCCACGCACTTGAGGGTCTGCTTCTGACGATAGCCACGAGTGTGGGCATCAGCGTTATCGGGGCCGCTGTTCTGATCTTCATGCTTCATCGGCGGCTCGTGCCCGACTATTTGCAGAGTGCGCTGGCGTTGGCAATTGTCGTTGGGACGTTTGGACTTTCAAACAGCCTGCAGGAGGAGTCCGGACTCCTGGAAACAACTCTGCTTGGCATCATGATGGCCAATCAGAAGTGGGTGAGGGTGCGCCGGATTTCTGAGTTCAAGGAAGACCTGCAGGTCCTCTTGATTGGAACGCTGTTCATTCTGCTGTCGGCGAAGCTGGATGCGAGCGCGCTGGATTATATGCTGCAGCCTTCCGCCCTTGCCTTTCTGGCGATCTTGATCCTGCTTGTTCGGCCGTTCGCCGTACTCATGTCGACGGTCGGTACGCCGCTTCAATGGGGCGAAAAACTCTTCCTGTCCTGGCTGGCCCCGCGTGGAATTGTGGCTGCGGCCGTGGCGTCACTGTTCGCTTTTCGACTGAGTCCCATCTATCCCGAACACGCTCCGGCGATCGTTCCGACCGTTTTCCTTGTCATTGTTGGGACGGTGGCCATCTATGGCCTCACGGTGCCGCAGTTGGCACGAAAACTTGGCCTTGCTCATCCGAATCCGCAGGGCGTACTGTTTCTGGGCGCTAACCTGTGGGTTCAGCGAATGGCGATGGCAGTACGTGAACTTGGTTTTGAGGTGATGCTGATAGACGCAAATGCCGAGAATGTCGCGGACGCCAGACAGCGCGAGCTCCCGGCGGTCGTCGCGGATGCGCTCTCCGAGACCATTGTCGACGACCTTGAGCTAGGTGGAATAGGTCGCTTCCTGGCACTCACACCAAATGATGAAGTCAACTCTCTAGCGTGCCTGAATTTCTCAGAGATCTTTGAGACCAGCGGGATTTTACAGCTTGCTCACAGATCGGAATCGGATGAGGTTACTGATTCTACGAGCACACTTGCTCAACACCTCCGCGGCCACGTTCTCTTCGGAGAGAGCAGAGGCTATGCCGACCTCGAGAAACGGTTCACAGCTGGAGGCGAGATTAGAACGTTTCATTTGACGACAGCACTGCCGTTTGAGGATTTGCTCAAGCGATATGACGACGATCTGATCTTGCTTTTCATTGCGCGAGCGGAGCAGCTGCACATCGCATCGGCCGACAAGCTCGTTACGCCGATGCCAGGTGACCGGGTAGCGGTGTTCCTTCCACCGTTTGCGAAGGCGCGGGACTTCGAAGACCAGAGTCAGTTTGACCGACTCGTCGCGAACGCGCTTGTCATCGATCTGGATGAACCGCTTCCGTTTGAACGACTCACAGAGCGTGCTGCATCCATGTTTGCCCAGCGACTTCCTGTCACTGCGTCGACGCTCATGTCGGGCTTCATGCAGGGGGCTCGATACGGCGCCATGCCCGTGGCTGAAGGGGTCGCACTGCCCCATTATCGTCTGCCGAATATTGAGCAACCCGAGTTGCTTGTTGTGCGGTGCAAAAAGGGCCTGACGATCAGCATGGAAGACGTGTCTGATGACGCATACACGGACCTGACGAAACCCGTGTATGCGATGGTCTTTCTTGTGAGCCCCCAGGAACATCCGGGAAATCATCTACGGATCCTGGCCAGTCTGGCGAGTCGCATCGACGACGAAGATTTTATGCCGAGCTGGCGAAATGCAGTGACGGAGCAGGAAATCAGAGAGAGCCTGCTTGATCCGGAGCGATTTCTGTTCATCTCGGTCGCTGAGGATTCTCGGGCAAGCCGGTTTGCGGGCAGGCAGGTCAAGGATCTGGATCTTCCCGTTGACTCCACCGTGTCGCTTATCGAGCGTTCCGGTTCGATGGTCGTACCGACACAGCAGACGATCATTGCGCCGGGCGATCGTCTCACAGTCACCGGTGAGCCTCCAGCCATCCTGCAGCTCAAGGACCAACTCGATCGGAGCGACTCTAAAAGCCAACCGGTCGACGCGACGCCGGACCCCGGCCCGTAA
- a CDS encoding BrxA/BrxB family bacilliredoxin, translated as MPYPEALVAPMREELTRLGINELKTPEDVDAVFDAQDDTSTVLLVVNSVCGCAAAMARPAVALARQSGNSQPDTYVTVFAGQDLEATAQARSYLPGIPPSSPFVALFRGGDPVFVLERRHIEGRSASAIGMDLVEAFDAFCGSGANGQSRSAPTEPDGELPDTFRSIL; from the coding sequence ATGCCCTATCCCGAAGCTCTCGTTGCCCCCATGCGCGAGGAACTCACCCGGCTTGGAATCAACGAACTGAAGACACCTGAAGATGTTGATGCAGTTTTTGATGCCCAGGATGATACGTCGACCGTACTCCTCGTCGTGAACTCAGTGTGTGGGTGCGCCGCAGCCATGGCACGGCCGGCGGTTGCGCTCGCCAGACAATCTGGCAATAGCCAGCCAGACACGTATGTGACAGTGTTCGCCGGGCAGGATCTGGAGGCAACGGCGCAGGCGCGCTCGTATCTCCCCGGAATCCCGCCGTCATCACCGTTTGTCGCGCTGTTTCGTGGCGGAGACCCGGTGTTCGTCCTTGAGCGCAGGCACATTGAAGGCCGTAGCGCGTCCGCCATCGGCATGGATCTGGTGGAAGCGTTCGACGCCTTCTGTGGCTCCGGTGCTAACGGGCAGTCTCGATCGGCTCCCACTGAGCCTGACGGCGAACTTCCGGACACGTTTCGCTCGATCCTCTGA
- a CDS encoding hydrolase Nlp/P60, with amino-acid sequence MIHHHLASLSFAVVVLLVAGCSGAGASRSAEPNEDSVPVRSLPEDVSDAKAELVSQINRWLGTAYRYGGTDASGFDCSGFVRRVMRDAFDESLPRTTRAQMRVGSEVKRTDLRTADLVFFRTPARSDHVGVYLGDGEFAHASSSSGVMISHLSESYWSKSYRTARRLFHLEDISDSDQSSETHAAPSSAARLATAPPTSGRVGW; translated from the coding sequence ATGATACACCACCATCTAGCGTCCCTGTCGTTTGCGGTTGTCGTACTGCTCGTTGCGGGCTGCAGCGGCGCCGGCGCATCGCGTTCTGCAGAGCCCAATGAAGACTCCGTTCCGGTACGAAGCCTTCCGGAGGATGTCAGTGACGCGAAAGCCGAGCTCGTTTCGCAGATAAATCGATGGCTGGGTACGGCGTACCGCTACGGCGGCACGGACGCCTCCGGATTCGACTGCTCTGGATTCGTACGGCGCGTCATGCGCGATGCCTTCGACGAGTCCTTGCCTCGGACCACCCGGGCCCAGATGCGCGTCGGATCCGAAGTCAAACGGACAGATCTACGGACGGCAGACCTGGTCTTCTTCCGCACCCCCGCTCGAAGTGATCACGTAGGAGTATACCTGGGAGATGGTGAGTTTGCACATGCATCGTCTAGCAGCGGAGTGATGATTTCGCACCTCAGCGAATCCTACTGGTCGAAATCCTATCGGACCGCTCGCAGGCTGTTTCACCTTGAAGATATCAGCGACTCGGACCAATCATCCGAGACACACGCGGCTCCATCGAGCGCCGCTCGACTTGCCACCGCCCCCCCAACGTCCGGGCGCGTCGGTTGGTGA
- the greA gene encoding transcription elongation factor GreA: protein MSSSKPIYLTEDGLIRLKAELHFLRTKERARIADEIAEARAQGDLSENAEYDAAKEAQGHLEAKIAKTADVIANARIVDESKVDDSKAFILSRVEVKNRSNGTTNTFTLVSAQEADLASGKISVTSPIGKGLLGKAVGDVVEIQVPAGNVSFEIVGISR, encoded by the coding sequence ATGAGTTCATCGAAACCCATCTACCTCACCGAAGATGGCCTGATTCGGCTCAAAGCAGAGCTCCATTTTCTCCGCACCAAAGAGCGGGCGCGAATCGCAGACGAGATCGCCGAAGCGCGTGCCCAGGGTGATCTGTCCGAAAACGCCGAATATGACGCGGCCAAAGAGGCGCAAGGGCATCTGGAAGCGAAGATTGCTAAGACTGCCGATGTCATTGCGAACGCACGGATCGTGGACGAATCGAAGGTAGACGATAGCAAGGCCTTCATCCTGTCGCGTGTGGAAGTCAAGAACAGAAGCAACGGAACGACCAACACGTTCACGCTGGTTTCCGCGCAAGAGGCGGACCTTGCGTCGGGGAAGATCTCAGTAACCAGTCCTATCGGAAAAGGGCTTCTCGGAAAAGCCGTGGGCGACGTCGTAGAGATTCAGGTTCCAGCAGGCAACGTAAGCTTCGAGATAGTCGGGATAAGTCGCTGA